The Flavobacteriales bacterium genome contains a region encoding:
- the ruvX gene encoding Holliday junction resolvase RuvX has product MSRLLAIDYGQKRVGIAVTDNEQIIASALTTLNSKEVMSFLKDYLSKEDVECFVVGLAKNLDNTPSESARFIEPFVLRLKEAFPKVRIERVDERFTSKIAFQTMIDAGLKQQKRRDKALIDKISATLILQSFLDTRK; this is encoded by the coding sequence ATGTCAAGATTGTTAGCAATAGACTATGGTCAAAAAAGAGTTGGTATTGCAGTAACCGATAATGAACAAATCATTGCTTCTGCCTTAACCACTCTAAATTCTAAGGAAGTGATGTCTTTTTTAAAAGATTATTTATCCAAAGAAGACGTAGAATGCTTTGTGGTAGGCTTAGCTAAAAACTTAGATAATACGCCGTCTGAAAGTGCTCGGTTTATTGAGCCTTTTGTCTTACGATTAAAGGAAGCTTTTCCAAAGGTTAGAATAGAAAGAGTTGACGAGCGTTTTACTTCTAAAATAGCTTTTCAAACGATGATAGATGCTGGTCTAAAACAACAAAAAAGAAGGGATAAGGCTTTGATTGATAAAATAAGTGCAACGCTTATTCTTCAATCATTTTTGGACACAAGAAAGTAA
- a CDS encoding 2,3,4,5-tetrahydropyridine-2,6-dicarboxylate N-succinyltransferase, translating to MIEQQKLIIEQAWDNRELLNDSKTQESIRYVIEELDKGRLRVSEPVEGKWIVHEWIKKAVILYFPIQKMETLEAGPMEFHDKMKLKSNYADLGVRVVPHAVARYGAFLAKGVIMMPSYVNIGAYVDSGTMVDTWATVGSCAQIGKNVHLSGGVGIGGVLEPLQASPVIIEDSAFIGSRCIVVEGVKVEKEAVLGANVVLTASTKIIDVTGEQPIEYKGIVPERSVVIPGTYPKAFQAGEYGVPCALIIGKRKESTDKKTSLNDALREYKVAV from the coding sequence ATGATTGAACAACAAAAATTAATAATCGAACAAGCTTGGGATAATCGTGAACTTTTAAACGATAGCAAAACTCAAGAAAGTATTCGTTACGTCATCGAAGAATTAGACAAAGGACGTCTTCGTGTTTCAGAGCCTGTTGAAGGAAAATGGATAGTCCATGAATGGATTAAGAAAGCAGTAATATTATATTTCCCCATTCAAAAAATGGAAACCTTGGAGGCTGGACCTATGGAATTTCATGACAAGATGAAATTAAAAAGCAATTATGCTGATTTAGGTGTTCGTGTTGTTCCTCATGCTGTAGCTAGATATGGTGCTTTTTTAGCTAAGGGAGTTATTATGATGCCTTCCTATGTAAATATTGGTGCCTATGTAGATAGCGGCACTATGGTAGACACTTGGGCTACCGTAGGCTCTTGTGCTCAGATAGGTAAGAATGTTCACCTTAGTGGTGGTGTTGGTATCGGTGGGGTTTTAGAACCCTTACAAGCCTCACCAGTTATAATAGAAGATAGCGCATTCATTGGCTCACGATGCATTGTTGTTGAAGGGGTTAAAGTAGAAAAAGAAGCCGTTTTAGGAGCAAATGTTGTTTTGACCGCCTCTACAAAAATCATTGATGTTACTGGAGAGCAACCCATAGAATATAAAGGCATAGTACCTGAAAGATCTGTTGTTATTCCTGGAACATATCCCAAAGCATTTCAGGCAGGTGAATATGGTGTCCCTTGTGCCTTAATCATTGGAAAACGCAAAGAAAGTACCGATAAAAAAACCTCTCTCAACGATGCTTTGAGAGAATACAAGGTAGCCGTATAA